In the genome of Dehalococcoidia bacterium, one region contains:
- a CDS encoding Mrp/NBP35 family ATP-binding protein, whose amino-acid sequence MSTTHTPTPQERARLEAMKRQFEQRKRMAQAFKAIRYKVAVYSGKGGVGKTTVAVNLAVALANFFNQRAGILDADIDCPNVVKAMKVDEKPTSDGTHLFPAEKWKVKVLSMGFFQEKEDEAIIWRGPMIHNALTQFLEMTQWGELDYLIIDLPPGTSDAPLTIMQTLPSLDGFIIVTTPQELALVDALRSINMVRRLNQRVLGVVENFSGEVFGSGGGEELAQRLGLPFLGRFALRPDYRDTSKPTVLLSKAVRQEYETLVRNLRTVLEATPSPAT is encoded by the coding sequence GTGAGCACCACCCACACCCCAACCCCCCAAGAGCGCGCCCGCCTGGAGGCCATGAAGCGCCAGTTTGAACAGCGCAAACGCATGGCCCAGGCCTTCAAAGCCATCCGCTACAAGGTGGCCGTCTACAGCGGGAAGGGCGGGGTGGGCAAAACCACGGTGGCCGTGAACCTGGCGGTGGCCCTGGCCAATTTCTTCAACCAGCGGGCGGGCATCCTGGATGCCGATATTGACTGCCCCAATGTGGTCAAGGCCATGAAGGTGGATGAGAAGCCCACCTCCGACGGCACCCACCTCTTCCCCGCCGAGAAGTGGAAGGTGAAGGTGCTCTCCATGGGCTTCTTCCAAGAGAAGGAGGACGAGGCCATCATCTGGCGGGGGCCGATGATTCACAACGCCCTCACCCAATTCCTGGAGATGACCCAGTGGGGAGAACTGGACTACCTGATCATTGACCTGCCCCCGGGCACCTCCGATGCGCCCCTCACCATCATGCAGACCCTCCCCTCCCTGGACGGCTTCATCATTGTTACCACGCCCCAGGAACTGGCCCTGGTGGACGCCCTGCGCTCCATCAATATGGTGCGCCGCTTGAACCAGCGGGTTTTGGGGGTGGTGGAGAACTTCTCGGGGGAGGTGTTCGGCTCGGGCGGGGGCGAGGAGTTGGCCCAGCGTTTGGGCCTCCCCTTCCTGGGGCGGTTCGCTTTGCGCCCCGACTACAGGGACACCTCCAAGCCCACCGTCCTTCTGAGCAAGGCTGTGCGCCAGGAGTATGAGACCCTGGTACGCAACCTGCGCACCGTGTTGGAGGCCACCCCCTCCCCCGCCACATAG
- a CDS encoding TIGR03560 family F420-dependent LLM class oxidoreductase produces the protein MVRFRSRFGIQQPSFAWGVPAEGIFPALMTLAHTADASGYDSFWLMDHFIQIPFVAPPDTPMPEAWTTLGALASVTRQVRLGTLVSGTPYRNPALLAKMGATLDLVSGGRLFMGIGAGWYETEFHAYGWPFPPRSERARRLAEAVQVLLALWTQERATFQGRYYQVKDALCAPKPLQRPLPPLLIGGGGEQVTLRLVARYATACNLFGDPPTIRHKLGVLARHCEAVGRDPSTVLKTRLGGLLLAPTEREVARLAQRLGRAVDFTSWNPLMGTPAQVTERCARLLEAGLDYLIFSFPDAPAVEGMVLFAQEVAPALGLDKPLDLPWPPQGVALPPPTR, from the coding sequence GTGGTGCGCTTCCGCTCCCGCTTCGGCATTCAGCAACCCTCCTTCGCCTGGGGTGTGCCCGCCGAGGGCATCTTCCCCGCTCTGATGACCCTCGCCCACACCGCCGACGCCTCGGGCTACGACTCCTTCTGGCTGATGGACCACTTCATCCAGATTCCCTTCGTCGCCCCGCCCGACACGCCCATGCCCGAGGCGTGGACGACCCTGGGGGCGCTGGCCTCCGTAACCCGTCAGGTGCGCTTGGGGACACTGGTGAGCGGGACGCCCTACCGCAACCCCGCCCTGCTGGCCAAGATGGGGGCCACCCTGGACTTGGTGAGCGGGGGAAGGCTGTTCATGGGCATCGGTGCCGGGTGGTATGAAACGGAGTTCCACGCCTACGGGTGGCCCTTTCCCCCGCGCTCGGAGCGGGCGCGCCGCCTGGCCGAGGCGGTGCAGGTGCTCCTGGCCCTGTGGACGCAGGAGCGGGCCACCTTCCAGGGGCGCTACTACCAGGTCAAGGACGCTCTGTGCGCACCCAAGCCTTTGCAGAGGCCCTTGCCCCCCCTCCTCATCGGCGGGGGAGGGGAGCAGGTAACTTTGCGCCTGGTGGCGCGCTACGCCACAGCGTGTAACCTGTTCGGCGACCCGCCCACCATCCGCCACAAACTGGGGGTGCTGGCCCGCCACTGTGAGGCCGTCGGGCGCGACCCGTCCACCGTGCTCAAGACCCGCCTGGGAGGCCTCCTCCTCGCCCCCACGGAGAGGGAGGTGGCCCGCCTCGCCCAGCGCCTGGGGCGAGCGGTGGACTTCACATCGTGGAACCCCCTTATGGGCACGCCCGCCCAGGTAACCGAACGGTGCGCCCGGTTGCTGGAGGCGGGGCTGGACTACCTCATCTTCTCCTTCCCCGATGCGCCGGCGGTGGAGGGGATGGTGCTGTTTGCGCAGGAGGTGGCCCCCGCCCTGGGATTGGACAAGCCCCTGGACCTGCCCTGGCCGCCACAGGGGGTTGCACTGCCCCCACCCACGCGGTAA
- a CDS encoding DinB family protein: MTTLQAFLAENLANLHRNLIQAVQGLTPAQLHYKPAPHVNHIAFILWHYVRTEDNCVRFVFRRMPTIWMEGGWDKRFGLDSKSQGTGFTPQQAEQVRLPSVDEFLAYARLVFQETEQFVAGLSDADLERKVLVRPLGEHPLRFFLGTTFLTHGYGHLGEIWFLKGMQGLPGSPV, encoded by the coding sequence ATGACCACCTTGCAAGCCTTCCTGGCCGAAAACCTGGCAAACCTGCACCGCAACCTCATCCAGGCCGTCCAGGGCCTTACCCCCGCGCAACTCCACTACAAGCCCGCCCCCCATGTCAACCACATCGCCTTTATTCTCTGGCACTATGTGCGCACCGAGGACAACTGCGTCCGTTTTGTGTTCCGCCGCATGCCCACCATCTGGATGGAGGGGGGCTGGGATAAGCGCTTCGGCCTGGACAGCAAATCCCAGGGCACCGGCTTCACCCCCCAGCAAGCCGAGCAGGTGCGCCTCCCCTCGGTGGACGAGTTCCTCGCCTATGCCCGCCTCGTCTTCCAGGAGACGGAGCAGTTCGTGGCCGGCCTCTCGGATGCTGACTTGGAGCGCAAGGTGTTGGTGCGGCCCCTGGGCGAGCATCCCCTCCGCTTCTTCTTGGGCACCACCTTCCTCACCCACGGCTACGGCCACCTGGGGGAGATCTGGTTCCTCAAGGGGATGCAGGGCCTGCCGGGGAGCCCTGTCTAG
- the pheA gene encoding prephenate dehydratase produces MPKRLAFLGPPGTFSEEAALLYDASADLVPVPSIPAVATAVLTGMAEEGIVPIENSLEGSVNETLDLLIQEPHLRIWREVVLAISHCLLVKPGTRHTDIQVIYSHPQALGQCRRYLESLFPKVKREPALSTVAAVEQALQSSVPAGAIAPARAAALYPVEVLAQGIQDNPNNFTRFVVLAHHDHPPTGDDKTSLAFTYDTDRPGLLHEALGFFATRGINLAKIESRPTKQVLGRYIFLLDLEGHRESPQVKAALDDLGRQAAWVRVFGSYPRWRGPTQARQGSPAGPASP; encoded by the coding sequence ATGCCCAAGCGCTTGGCCTTTTTAGGCCCTCCTGGCACTTTTAGCGAGGAGGCAGCCCTGCTGTATGACGCCTCGGCCGACTTGGTGCCGGTGCCCTCCATCCCCGCTGTGGCCACGGCGGTGCTCACCGGCATGGCCGAGGAGGGCATCGTCCCCATTGAGAACAGCCTGGAAGGCTCCGTCAACGAAACTTTGGACTTGCTCATTCAGGAGCCGCATCTGCGCATCTGGCGGGAGGTGGTGCTGGCCATTAGCCATTGCCTTCTGGTCAAGCCCGGCACCCGCCACACGGACATTCAGGTCATCTACTCCCACCCCCAGGCCTTGGGGCAATGCCGACGCTATCTGGAGTCCCTGTTCCCCAAGGTGAAGCGGGAGCCGGCCCTGTCCACAGTGGCGGCGGTGGAGCAGGCCTTGCAGAGCAGTGTGCCGGCGGGGGCTATTGCCCCAGCGCGGGCGGCGGCGCTGTACCCGGTGGAGGTGCTGGCCCAAGGGATCCAGGACAACCCCAATAACTTCACTCGCTTTGTGGTGCTGGCGCATCACGACCACCCGCCCACCGGGGACGATAAGACCTCCCTAGCCTTCACCTACGATACGGATCGCCCCGGCCTGCTCCACGAGGCCCTGGGGTTTTTCGCCACGCGGGGCATCAACCTGGCCAAGATAGAATCCCGCCCCACCAAGCAGGTGTTGGGGCGTTACATCTTCCTGTTGGATTTGGAGGGGCATCGGGAGAGCCCCCAGGTGAAGGCGGCCCTGGACGACCTGGGGCGTCAGGCGGCGTGGGTGCGGGTGTTTGGGTCGTACCCCCGCTGGCGGGGACCGACGCAGGCTAGACAGGGCTCCCCGGCAGGCCCTGCATCCCCTTGA
- a CDS encoding TrkA family potassium uptake protein: MYVVIVGGGRIGFHLAQALLNAKHEVAVIEKHPAKVQALRQALGNIAILGDGSDTGVLHEAGAERADLVIATTGDDEVNLAVCQMAKHLWHTKRTLAVVHNPENEELFHILGVDDTVSATRLLMAEIEKEVPAHLTIQVMPVSGGLEVISVEVPAEAGSAGRPLGAVHLPPGTVVAAIVNREGHPKPVTPHTVVEAYDHIIAVVHQDKAEAFLEALAGEG, from the coding sequence ATGTACGTGGTGATCGTGGGAGGGGGGCGCATCGGCTTCCACCTGGCCCAGGCGCTGCTGAACGCCAAACACGAGGTGGCGGTGATTGAAAAACACCCCGCCAAAGTGCAGGCCCTGAGGCAAGCCCTGGGGAACATCGCCATCCTGGGCGACGGCTCCGACACGGGGGTGCTCCACGAGGCGGGGGCGGAGCGGGCCGACCTGGTCATCGCCACGACCGGCGACGACGAGGTGAACCTGGCCGTGTGCCAAATGGCCAAGCACCTGTGGCATACCAAACGCACTCTGGCGGTGGTGCACAATCCCGAGAACGAGGAGTTGTTCCACATCCTGGGGGTGGACGATACGGTGTCTGCCACGCGCTTGCTGATGGCGGAGATTGAGAAGGAGGTGCCCGCCCACCTGACCATCCAGGTGATGCCGGTGAGCGGGGGCCTGGAGGTCATATCGGTGGAGGTGCCCGCCGAGGCGGGAAGCGCCGGCCGTCCCCTGGGGGCGGTGCATCTGCCCCCAGGCACGGTGGTGGCGGCCATCGTCAACCGGGAGGGGCACCCCAAGCCCGTCACCCCCCACACGGTGGTGGAGGCTTACGACCACATCATCGCCGTGGTGCACCAGGACAAGGCCGAGGCCTTCCTGGAGGCCCTGGCCGGAGAGGGATAG
- a CDS encoding NAD-binding protein has translation MKVLIMGCGRIGALVASALWREGHQVRVMDTAPQRFLALPPEMREQEGTTFLGDGTRASDLVAAGIEGMDAFLAVSDDDNRNGLAAQKAKYIFKVPQVVCLVQDPARTDIYRAHGIVTVSPTKVVVGLVREALIPDRSPSRRSPTS, from the coding sequence ATGAAGGTGCTCATTATGGGGTGTGGGCGTATCGGGGCGTTGGTGGCTTCTGCCCTGTGGCGGGAGGGGCATCAGGTGCGGGTGATGGACACCGCCCCCCAGCGCTTCCTGGCCCTGCCCCCCGAGATGCGGGAGCAGGAGGGCACCACTTTCTTGGGGGACGGGACACGGGCGAGCGACCTGGTCGCAGCGGGTATTGAAGGGATGGACGCCTTCCTCGCCGTGTCGGACGACGACAACCGCAACGGCCTGGCGGCGCAGAAGGCCAAGTACATCTTCAAGGTGCCCCAGGTGGTGTGCTTAGTGCAGGACCCCGCCCGCACGGACATCTACCGCGCTCACGGCATCGTAACCGTCAGCCCCACCAAGGTAGTGGTGGGTTTGGTGCGGGAGGCTTTGATTCCCGACAGGTCCCCCTCGCGCCGTTCCCCAACCTCATAG
- a CDS encoding universal stress protein, which yields MGSGTERWPIPEERLPYRRILLPVKEARADSPLFLLASSLARQSGARVFLVYIIEVPRRYPVDAELPEETRRGEQVLQQAESLLRGARVEVEADILQARDAGPAIVKEAVEQGVDLILMELPYRQEHGGFSVGHTTLFVLEHAPCPVLVLRQPKREEASPPSDLPRAVSSRRPAS from the coding sequence ATGGGGAGCGGGACAGAGAGGTGGCCTATTCCTGAGGAACGCCTTCCCTATCGCCGTATCCTTTTGCCTGTGAAGGAGGCACGGGCAGACAGTCCCCTTTTCCTGCTGGCCTCCTCCCTGGCGCGCCAGAGTGGGGCGCGGGTGTTTTTGGTGTACATCATCGAGGTGCCCCGGCGCTATCCCGTGGATGCCGAACTGCCCGAGGAGACCCGCCGGGGGGAGCAGGTTTTGCAACAGGCGGAGAGCCTGTTGCGGGGAGCCCGAGTGGAGGTGGAGGCCGATATCCTCCAGGCGCGGGACGCCGGCCCCGCCATCGTGAAGGAGGCGGTGGAGCAGGGGGTCGACCTCATTCTCATGGAACTTCCCTATCGGCAGGAGCATGGGGGCTTCTCCGTGGGCCACACCACCCTCTTCGTGCTGGAACATGCCCCCTGTCCGGTGCTGGTGCTCCGCCAGCCTAAGAGGGAGGAGGCCTCGCCTCCCTCGGACCTGCCTCGTGCTGTATCGTCGCGGAGGCCCGCTTCATGA